One stretch of Amycolatopsis sp. 195334CR DNA includes these proteins:
- a CDS encoding FAD-dependent monooxygenase: MKHDVIVVGAGPVGLMLAGELRLGGAEVVVLEARAVPSGQSRGLGFTARATEVFAQRGLLGRFGAVETTTQGHFGGIPLDFGVVDGAHFGVRGIPQHRVEAVLEQWAGELGATILRGHSLVELSDTGDGVVAVADGPDGPAEFSAGYLVGCDGGQSTVRGLAGFDFPGTAATREMYLADVAGCDIRPRFIGERVAGGMVMAAPLGGGVDRIIVCPLGLSPGAGEPAFGEIADRWLELTGQRLHDAEVRWHSRFTDATRQVSTYRKGRVLLAGDAAHIHLPAGGQGLSLGVQDAVNLGWKLAATVRGTAPPGLLDSYHAERHPVGSRVLRNTLAQGLLYLSGEEVDPLRAIMAELMAVPDAARLLVGMVSGLDIRYDLGPGPAPLGMRMPDVPLDARRTVSELLHDGRGVLLDGTGSAGLAAAAGGWADRVDHVVARPLAHTPAGWPAGVAALLLRPDGYVAWTGTTELETELGRWFGAARPMEAGVAR, translated from the coding sequence GTGAAGCACGACGTGATCGTGGTGGGCGCCGGGCCGGTCGGGCTGATGCTGGCCGGTGAGCTCCGGCTGGGCGGCGCCGAGGTGGTGGTGCTGGAGGCCCGGGCAGTCCCGAGTGGACAGTCACGCGGGCTGGGGTTCACCGCGCGGGCCACCGAGGTGTTCGCCCAGCGCGGCCTGCTCGGCCGCTTCGGCGCGGTGGAAACCACCACGCAGGGCCACTTCGGCGGGATCCCGCTGGATTTCGGGGTGGTCGACGGGGCGCACTTCGGCGTGCGCGGCATTCCGCAGCACCGGGTCGAGGCGGTGCTCGAGCAGTGGGCCGGTGAGCTGGGGGCGACCATCCTGCGCGGGCACTCGCTGGTGGAGCTGTCCGACACCGGGGACGGCGTGGTCGCGGTGGCCGACGGCCCGGACGGCCCCGCCGAGTTCTCCGCCGGCTACCTGGTCGGCTGCGACGGTGGCCAGAGCACCGTGCGCGGGCTGGCCGGGTTCGACTTCCCCGGCACCGCGGCCACGCGCGAGATGTACCTGGCCGATGTGGCCGGCTGCGACATCCGCCCGCGGTTCATCGGCGAGCGGGTGGCCGGCGGCATGGTGATGGCCGCGCCGCTGGGCGGCGGGGTGGACCGGATCATCGTCTGCCCGCTGGGCCTGTCCCCGGGCGCGGGCGAACCGGCCTTCGGCGAGATCGCCGACCGGTGGCTGGAGCTGACCGGGCAGCGTCTGCACGACGCGGAGGTCCGGTGGCACAGCCGGTTCACCGACGCCACGCGCCAGGTGAGCACCTATCGCAAGGGACGGGTGCTGCTGGCCGGTGACGCCGCGCACATCCACCTGCCCGCCGGTGGGCAGGGGCTGAGCCTCGGCGTGCAGGACGCGGTGAACCTGGGCTGGAAGCTCGCCGCGACCGTGCGGGGCACGGCACCGCCCGGACTGCTTGACAGCTACCACGCCGAACGCCACCCGGTCGGGAGCCGGGTGCTGCGGAACACCCTGGCCCAGGGGCTGCTCTACCTCAGCGGGGAGGAGGTCGACCCGCTGCGCGCGATCATGGCCGAGCTGATGGCCGTGCCCGATGCCGCCCGGCTGCTGGTGGGCATGGTGAGCGGCCTGGACATCCGCTACGACCTCGGTCCGGGCCCGGCGCCGCTGGGCATGCGGATGCCCGACGTGCCGCTCGATGCCCGGAGGACGGTCTCGGAACTGCTGCACGACGGCCGCGGGGTGCTGCTCGACGGCACCGGCTCGGCCGGGCTGGCCGCGGCCGCCGGAGGCTGGGCCGACCGGGTCGACCACGTCGTCGCGCGGCCGCTCGCGCACACCCCGGCGGGCTGGCCGGCCGGGGTGGCGGCGCTGCTGCTGCGTCCCGACGGGTACGTGGCCTGGACCGGGACCACGGAGCTGGAAACCGAACTCGGGCGCTGGTTCGGCGCGGCCCGGCCGATGGAAGCGGGGGTGGCGCGGTGA
- a CDS encoding squalene/phytoene synthase family protein produces MNDAELDAAGITGPLDRDAYRRASALLRRQARARGSGTAIRFMFPPSTRPYFEVLFAFITYVDDIVDLREHSVEIRERRLAEWEAAFSAAVKDETPAVSASRDEESDRAVARAFVHLMRRWELPLDEVPRWVQGQRDTLTTTEYRTREDLRRFIDTVTLMPAVWANRLLGNESAEAAELCGHATTSFQMIDFLWDLREDLELGCLYLPLDAVAAAGLGRAELEAGVRGGRLGPAVRDLLAAEVRRVRESFDTARPWPRLLPVSSRTFIEWEFALNELRLLALEQDPVAHLAPGFRTPVSFKARALGRTYRDIAGAALRRKGFPW; encoded by the coding sequence GTGAACGACGCCGAACTCGATGCCGCGGGCATCACCGGTCCGCTGGATCGCGACGCCTACCGCCGGGCGAGTGCGCTGCTGCGGCGCCAAGCCAGGGCACGCGGGTCCGGTACCGCGATCCGATTCATGTTCCCGCCGTCGACCCGCCCGTACTTCGAAGTGCTGTTCGCTTTCATCACCTACGTCGACGACATCGTGGACCTCCGCGAGCACAGCGTCGAAATCCGGGAACGCCGGCTCGCCGAATGGGAGGCGGCCTTTTCGGCGGCGGTGAAGGACGAAACGCCGGCCGTGAGCGCGTCGCGCGACGAGGAGTCCGACCGGGCCGTCGCCCGCGCCTTCGTGCACCTGATGCGCCGCTGGGAGCTGCCGCTGGATGAGGTCCCCCGGTGGGTGCAGGGCCAGCGGGACACCCTCACCACGACCGAGTACCGCACCCGCGAGGATCTGCGGCGGTTCATCGACACGGTGACGCTGATGCCCGCGGTGTGGGCGAACCGCTTGCTGGGCAACGAAAGCGCCGAGGCGGCCGAGCTGTGCGGCCACGCCACCACCTCGTTCCAGATGATCGACTTCCTGTGGGACCTGCGGGAGGACCTCGAACTGGGTTGCCTCTACCTGCCGCTGGACGCGGTGGCCGCGGCCGGGCTCGGCCGCGCCGAGCTCGAGGCCGGGGTGCGTGGTGGCCGGCTCGGCCCGGCGGTGCGGGACCTGCTGGCCGCCGAGGTGCGGCGCGTCCGGGAGAGCTTCGACACGGCCCGGCCGTGGCCGCGGCTGCTCCCGGTGAGTTCCCGCACCTTCATCGAGTGGGAGTTCGCCCTCAACGAACTGCGGCTGCTCGCGCTGGAGCAGGACCCGGTGGCGCACCTGGCGCCCGGGTTCCGCACCCCGGTCTCGTTCAAGGCCAGGGCGCTGGGCCGCACCTATCGCGACATCGCCGGGGCGGCGCTCCGGCGGAAGGGATTCCCGTGGTGA
- a CDS encoding TcmI family type II polyketide cyclase — protein MNGHSTLIVARMDAASSAEVAALFTEFDRGAMPELMGTRRRQLFHYRGLYFHLQDFDGQEGPERIEAARTRPEFARISEELKPFITAYDPATWRSPKDAMAERFYDWAAERDR, from the coding sequence GTGAACGGGCACAGCACGCTGATCGTGGCGCGGATGGACGCGGCCTCGAGCGCCGAGGTCGCCGCGTTGTTCACCGAGTTCGACCGCGGCGCGATGCCGGAGCTGATGGGCACCCGGCGGCGGCAGCTGTTCCACTACCGCGGCCTGTACTTCCACCTGCAGGACTTCGACGGGCAGGAGGGGCCCGAGCGGATCGAGGCGGCCAGGACGCGCCCGGAGTTCGCGCGGATCAGCGAGGAGCTCAAGCCGTTCATCACCGCCTACGACCCGGCCACCTGGCGGTCGCCGAAGGACGCCATGGCGGAGCGCTTCTACGACTGGGCCGCGGAGCGGGACCGATGA